The following proteins are co-located in the Streptomyces sp. NBC_01198 genome:
- a CDS encoding FAD-binding oxidoreductase yields the protein MGDVIEMLTAGLPPGAVMTDPEVMASYAHDMASFSEAGAPQAVVLPRTAEDVQHVMRTATAARVPVVPQGARTGLSGGANAVDGCIVLSLRKMDRILEIDPVDRIAVVEPGVVNAVLSRAVAERGLYYPPDPSSWEQCTIGGNIGTGAGGLCCVKYGVTAEYVLGLDVVLADGRLLSTGRRTAKGVAGYDLTRLFVGSEGTLGVVVKAVVALRPAPPQQLALVAEFPTAAAACAAVCAIMEGGHVPSLLELMDGTTIRAVNAMAQMGLPESTEALLLAAFDTPDPAADLAALGELCRAAGAAEVVPAQDAAESELLLQARRLSLTALEKVSTATMIDDVCVPRGRLGEMLDGVAAVAERFGLTIGVCAHAGDGNTHPVVCFDAHDPDESRRARESFDEIMALGLALGGTITGEHGVGLLKRDWLARELGPTGMELQRGIKAVFDPLGLLNPGKVF from the coding sequence ATGGGTGACGTGATCGAGATGTTGACGGCGGGGCTGCCCCCAGGGGCAGTGATGACCGACCCGGAGGTCATGGCGTCGTACGCGCACGACATGGCGAGCTTCTCCGAGGCGGGCGCGCCGCAGGCGGTGGTGTTGCCGCGCACCGCCGAAGACGTCCAGCACGTGATGCGCACGGCCACCGCCGCCCGCGTGCCGGTGGTGCCGCAGGGGGCGCGGACGGGGCTGTCCGGCGGCGCCAACGCCGTGGACGGCTGCATCGTGCTGTCGCTGCGGAAGATGGACAGGATCTTGGAGATCGACCCGGTGGACCGGATCGCCGTGGTCGAACCCGGCGTCGTCAACGCGGTGCTGTCCCGCGCGGTCGCCGAGCGCGGGCTGTACTACCCGCCGGACCCGTCGAGCTGGGAGCAGTGCACCATCGGCGGCAACATCGGCACCGGCGCGGGCGGCCTGTGCTGCGTGAAGTACGGGGTCACCGCCGAATACGTCCTCGGCCTCGACGTGGTGCTCGCCGACGGCCGGCTGCTGAGCACCGGGCGGCGTACGGCCAAGGGGGTCGCCGGCTACGACCTGACGCGGCTGTTCGTGGGCTCGGAGGGCACCCTCGGCGTGGTGGTGAAGGCGGTCGTCGCCCTGCGCCCGGCCCCGCCCCAACAGCTCGCGCTGGTCGCGGAGTTCCCCACGGCGGCCGCCGCGTGCGCCGCGGTCTGCGCGATCATGGAGGGCGGCCATGTGCCGTCGCTGCTGGAGCTGATGGACGGCACCACCATCCGCGCGGTCAACGCGATGGCGCAGATGGGGCTGCCGGAGTCCACCGAGGCGCTGCTGCTTGCCGCCTTCGACACCCCGGACCCGGCGGCCGACCTGGCCGCGCTCGGCGAGCTGTGCAGGGCGGCCGGGGCCGCCGAGGTGGTGCCGGCGCAGGACGCGGCGGAGTCCGAACTGCTGCTGCAGGCCAGGCGGTTGTCGCTCACCGCACTGGAGAAGGTCTCGACGGCCACCATGATCGACGACGTGTGCGTACCGCGCGGGCGGCTCGGCGAGATGCTGGACGGGGTCGCCGCGGTCGCCGAGCGCTTCGGCCTGACGATCGGCGTGTGCGCGCACGCCGGCGACGGCAACACCCACCCCGTGGTCTGCTTCGACGCGCACGACCCCGACGAGTCCCGGCGGGCCAGGGAGTCCTTCGACGAGATCATGGCGCTCGGGCTGGCGCTGGGCGGCACCATCACCGGCGAACACGGGGTGGGGCTGCTGAAAAGGGACTGGCTCGCACGTGAACTCGGGCCCACCGGAATGGAGTTGCAGCGCGGCATCAAGGCCGTCTTCGACCCGCTCGGACTGCTGAACCCGGGCAAGGTCTTCTGA
- a CDS encoding SsgA family sporulation/cell division regulator has translation MQTVVERELEMQLMLSPERSIPVPAKLAYRTDDPFAVHVTFHVGSDAPVNWTFARELIVEGVFRPCGHGDVRIWPTKVNGRSVLCMALSSPDGEALLEAPSSPVASWLERTLRVVPPGTEHEQLGMDDGLSRLLAPVAGDELWLGNPSPGQGRPDDTPDASA, from the coding sequence ATGCAGACCGTGGTGGAACGCGAACTCGAAATGCAACTGATGCTGTCGCCCGAGCGCAGCATCCCCGTACCGGCCAAGCTTGCCTACCGCACGGACGATCCGTTCGCCGTGCACGTCACCTTCCACGTGGGCTCCGACGCGCCCGTGAACTGGACGTTCGCCCGGGAGTTGATCGTGGAGGGGGTGTTCAGACCCTGCGGCCACGGCGATGTCCGGATCTGGCCGACGAAGGTCAACGGCCGCAGCGTGCTGTGCATGGCGCTCAGTTCGCCGGACGGCGAGGCGCTGCTCGAAGCGCCGTCCTCGCCGGTGGCGTCCTGGCTGGAGCGGACCCTGCGGGTGGTGCCGCCGGGCACCGAGCACGAACAGCTGGGCATGGACGACGGGTTGAGCCGCCTGCTGGCCCCGGTGGCGGGCGACGAGCTGTGGCTGGGCAACCCGTCCCCCGGGCAGGGCCGGCCGGACGACACCCCCGACGCGAGTGCGTGA
- a CDS encoding RDD family protein, which translates to MSAPPSGSPGSSPSASPAPGYYPDPSIPNYIRYWDGSGWVPGTSRPAPEGSQPAAAQPAVDESGPMFLDADPAAPAAVQGVPETPPPAPAPASAPVPSPAAEPAPAPAWPAAAGAPGTELPPISWGAPGSQPSPQPSRPAPAAEAEYRPPHQQPRVTPQPARPEPAVPAQTPAPWAEQVHELAREGVAPWRPVPSDPFGSSRSLERPGGLLLRFAARVVDTVVFAAVTGAAAVPLGSAAYQHAKDKVDAAKLTGETVKVWLLDATTGAELGAVLLVALLAGVLLEVLPTARWGRTLGKKLVGLKVLDIEAQQPPAFGASLRRWLTRTVLNLFVVGVVGVAWCLFDRPWRQGWHDKAAHTFVSAT; encoded by the coding sequence ATGAGCGCACCTCCTTCTGGCTCCCCCGGTTCTTCGCCGTCCGCGTCCCCGGCGCCGGGTTACTACCCGGACCCGTCGATCCCGAACTACATCCGCTACTGGGACGGATCGGGCTGGGTGCCGGGTACGAGCCGGCCCGCGCCCGAGGGCTCGCAGCCGGCCGCCGCGCAGCCCGCGGTCGACGAGTCGGGGCCGATGTTCCTCGACGCGGATCCGGCGGCGCCGGCCGCCGTGCAGGGCGTCCCGGAGACGCCCCCGCCGGCGCCCGCACCCGCATCCGCCCCGGTTCCGTCGCCCGCCGCCGAGCCCGCCCCCGCGCCCGCGTGGCCCGCGGCGGCGGGCGCACCCGGCACCGAACTGCCGCCGATCTCCTGGGGAGCGCCGGGCTCGCAGCCGTCGCCGCAGCCCTCGCGTCCGGCGCCGGCCGCGGAGGCCGAGTACCGGCCCCCGCATCAGCAGCCGAGGGTCACCCCGCAGCCCGCCCGGCCCGAGCCGGCCGTGCCCGCGCAGACGCCCGCGCCCTGGGCCGAGCAGGTGCACGAGCTCGCCCGCGAGGGCGTCGCGCCGTGGCGGCCGGTGCCGAGCGACCCGTTCGGCAGCTCCCGCTCCCTGGAGCGGCCCGGCGGCCTCCTCCTGCGGTTCGCCGCGCGGGTGGTGGACACGGTGGTCTTCGCCGCGGTCACCGGGGCGGCGGCGGTGCCGCTGGGCTCGGCGGCGTATCAGCACGCCAAGGACAAGGTGGACGCGGCGAAGCTGACCGGTGAGACGGTCAAGGTGTGGCTGCTCGACGCCACGACCGGCGCGGAGCTGGGCGCGGTGCTGCTGGTGGCGCTGCTGGCCGGGGTGCTGCTCGAAGTGCTGCCCACGGCCAGGTGGGGGCGCACGCTCGGCAAGAAGCTGGTCGGCCTGAAGGTGCTGGACATCGAGGCGCAGCAGCCGCCCGCCTTCGGTGCGAGCCTGCGGCGCTGGCTGACCCGTACAGTGCTGAACCTCTTCGTGGTGGGTGTCGTCGGGGTGGCCTGGTGCCTCTTCGACCGCCCCTGGCGCCAGGGCTGGCACGACAAGGCCGCGCACACCTTCGTCTCGGCCACCTGA
- a CDS encoding RDD family protein — MSSDQPPPQQPTAGNPYGSPPPGGGNPYDDPGYGGGGGGGEDPLSGMPPLAASGRRVLARVIDLIIVFIPAALLDWASGGVHSSGWTAGRGATGGVFTAVLGFLYEWYMTQSTGQTVGKRLTGLRAAMLSDGSVPTQRAAAVRAAVLWLPAFCCSCFWFLIIGITVLFDKPYKQGLHEKAARTVVVTAV, encoded by the coding sequence ATGAGCAGCGATCAGCCACCCCCGCAGCAGCCGACCGCAGGGAACCCGTACGGCAGCCCGCCCCCCGGCGGCGGCAACCCGTACGACGACCCGGGGTACGGCGGGGGAGGGGGCGGCGGCGAGGACCCGCTGTCCGGCATGCCCCCGCTGGCCGCCTCCGGCCGCAGGGTGCTCGCCCGGGTCATCGACCTGATCATCGTCTTCATCCCGGCGGCGCTGCTGGACTGGGCGTCCGGCGGGGTGCACAGCAGCGGCTGGACCGCCGGCCGCGGCGCCACCGGCGGCGTCTTCACCGCGGTGCTCGGCTTCCTCTACGAGTGGTACATGACGCAGTCCACCGGCCAGACGGTGGGGAAGAGGCTGACGGGCCTGCGGGCCGCGATGCTCTCCGACGGCAGCGTGCCGACGCAGCGGGCCGCGGCGGTGCGCGCGGCCGTCCTGTGGCTCCCGGCCTTCTGCTGCAGCTGCTTCTGGTTCCTGATCATCGGCATCACCGTGCTGTTCGACAAGCCGTACAAGCAGGGGCTGCATGAGAAGGCGGCCAGGACCGTGGTCGTGACCGCCGTCTGA